The nucleotide sequence AAGCATCTTTCGCTGCTTCCGAGGATTTTTTACTGGTTTTGTTGACTGCATAACTTTCACCTACACTATTATACTAGAGGCGCTTGCAACTCGGGGCCATCTTTCAGCTGCCTCTCTTGCTACTGGCCCGCGGATTTCTGAACCTTTCATTTCACCGTCAGGGGTGATGATAACTGCTGCGTTTTCTTCGAACTGCACCCATACGCCGTCGATGCGTCTGAAAGGGCGTCTTTGGCGTACGATGACTGCTTGGAAGATTTTCTTTTTCAGGTCAGGAGCGCCTTGCCTTACTGAGACGGTGACTTTGTCGCCGACTGCAGCTGAGGGGTAACGGCGTAGCCTGCCTTTGTAGCCCAGGCTCTGGATTAGTCTGAGTTTGCGTGCACCAGTGTTGTCGGCGCATTTGAGGATTGAGCCCGCAACTAGTCCACGCGAGATTTTCTGTCCGTGTCCAAGCATGCCTTTTGCGACTAGGGCTCTTTGTTTCGCTTTAGCAGCCATTTTACTTCTCCTCCATCTTTTCGACTACAACAAAGGAAACGGTCTTGCTAATTGGGCGGCACTCAGCAATTTTTACGCGGTCGCCTTCTTTAGCGTCAATGCATGGGGGGTTGTGTGAGGGAATATTGCTTCGTCTGCGTTCGTACCGCACATATTTGGTTGAGAACTGCAGGTACTCACGTTCAACGATAACAGTTTTGTCCATCTTTGAAGTGGCAACAACACCATCCAATACGCGACCTCTAACGGGGAGGGTTCCGTGGAAGGGACAGTTTTTGTCGTCACATGTTTTTTTGGGTTTCTTGAAAGTCAGAGACATTACCATAACCTCTTTACGGTTTTTTTGAGGCGGTCTTCAGGTTTTCCCACGAGAAGTTTGCCGTCGACTTGAACGGCGGTTCCGTCGGAAAATTGAAACGTGAAAACTGCTGATTCTTTAACTATGCTTTTGGCTTTGCCTTCGTGTTGAAGGGTGAAGGTGTTTCGGGTTTCATCCATGACCATGCCGTTTATGCCTACGTAGCCAGCGTGGCAGCTGCTGGTGACTTTGCCGTGGGTGCCTATGAATTCTTCACGGACGATGTCAGGAGTTACTTTCATTTGGATTTACTTCCTTTGCCTTTTTTGGGGGATGCCGCCTTGCCGTCAGCGCTGCGGATGCCAAGTTTGTACTCGTTCTCCACAGTCAATAACTGTGCAATGGTCTTACGAATCACCCAAACCCTACTGGGGTTCTCAATAGCACCACCCGCACTAATCAAGGTTCTTATACGAGACAACTCTGCCCGCAATTCCCCAAGTTTCTTAGCACGGTCAGCTGAAGACATCTTGTCAATATCTTTTAGACGCAAAAGCACCATTACTCAGATGCCTCCTCAGTTTTAACAGGAGCCGCACTGGACTCTTCAGGTTTAGGCTCTTCTTTAACAGCCTCAGCCTTTGCTTCGGGTTTAGGAGCCTCTTTAGCTTCAGGTTTAGGCTCAGGAGCTTTCTCAACTTTAGGCGCCTCTTCAACCTTAGGAGCTTCCTCAGCAGGTTTAGGTGGCTCTTCAGCGGGTTTTTCCTCAACCTCAGTCTTAGGAGCTTCTGCAGCTGGCTTGACCTCGGGTGTTTCTTCAACCTTAGGCTCGGGTTTAGGCTCAGGAGCTGCTTTGGCGGGCTTTTCTTTGACTTCAACGGGTTTCACTTCTGCAGCCTCGGTAGCGGGTGTTTTTTCCACTTGGGGTTTGGCTTCAGCGGTTTGTGCGGTGGTTGTTGTTTCTTTGGGTGCTTCGGGTTGTGGTGCAGGTTCGGGTGCGTCTTTGACTACGACTTGTTCTGCTTCAGCGGGTTTTTTGGCTGCGGGTTTAGCTGCGGGTGTTGGGGGTTTTGTTTCGATAATTGGAGCTTCAGGTTCTTCGGGTGGCAGGTCGGTTATAACGGTTATTTTGTCTGGGAACTTTGCGTCTGGGGGCATGATTTTTACTTTTACGCCAAACATGCCAGGTTTGAGTTGTACGTGGGCTTCGGTTTTGCGCATATACGTAAGGGCGGGG is from Candidatus Bathyarchaeota archaeon and encodes:
- a CDS encoding 50S ribosomal protein L14; the protein is MLGHGQKISRGLVAGSILKCADNTGARKLRLIQSLGYKGRLRRYPSAAVGDKVTVSVRQGAPDLKKKIFQAVIVRQRRPFRRIDGVWVQFEENAAVIITPDGEMKGSEIRGPVAREAAERWPRVASASSIIV
- a CDS encoding 30S ribosomal protein S17, with amino-acid sequence MSLTFKKPKKTCDDKNCPFHGTLPVRGRVLDGVVATSKMDKTVIVEREYLQFSTKYVRYERRRSNIPSHNPPCIDAKEGDRVKIAECRPISKTVSFVVVEKMEEK
- a CDS encoding ribonuclease P protein component 1, whose translation is MKVTPDIVREEFIGTHGKVTSSCHAGYVGINGMVMDETRNTFTLQHEGKAKSIVKESAVFTFQFSDGTAVQVDGKLLVGKPEDRLKKTVKRLW
- the rpmC gene encoding 50S ribosomal protein L29, with the protein product MVLLRLKDIDKMSSADRAKKLGELRAELSRIRTLISAGGAIENPSRVWVIRKTIAQLLTVENEYKLGIRSADGKAASPKKGKGSKSK
- a CDS encoding 30S ribosomal protein S3 gives rise to the protein MSIVKRFISEAIKNAEIDEFLQKRLERAGYGGVNLSKTPLGTHVVIYAMRPGIVIGRGGETIKGLAAVLEEKFGVANPQISVSEIEVPELNAYVVASRVASALQRGIHFRRAGFWALNQVMEAGALGCEIVISGKLRTERARFEKFRAGYFPRCGDPALTYMRKTEAHVQLKPGMFGVKVKIMPPDAKFPDKITVITDLPPEEPEAPIIETKPPTPAAKPAAKKPAEAEQVVVKDAPEPAPQPEAPKETTTTAQTAEAKPQVEKTPATEAAEVKPVEVKEKPAKAAPEPKPEPKVEETPEVKPAAEAPKTEVEEKPAEEPPKPAEEAPKVEEAPKVEKAPEPKPEAKEAPKPEAKAEAVKEEPKPEESSAAPVKTEEASE